gaatgagtatcaaatacttggtaatggtaatggattttggtgaaatattttgcatgtttggtagtagggtggaatgagaatgattattaatagttggggaagaggagggggaagggaaatgaaactctAGGGttgcaattaatggggtaatcaaaacccatagcagtggtctaaaaacctgtcaaccaaacaataacaatgactttgatacctattcttgatagctaaacctgtcaaccaaacacactctaagTTACTAActacaattgttatatcatgtaCCAGGTTCACCTTATATCATGAATCATGGTCCAAAACgatattcaaattatgtaaacatattatgtatctttaacatattatgtacctattacaattaaaatattatgtaccttcggttaataaattatgtacatattataatagcatattatgtacttttagtttattcgcagatacataatttgttaaccgaaagcacataatatattaattgctgATACATCATTcgaatatcattttttttttaatcacggtCCTTAATGTAAAGTGTGCCTTGGTTGAAAAAAAGTCCAGTTTCATAAGTTTTAAGTATACAAGTGTAGCcctttgaggaaaaaaaaaaaaaaaaaaaaaaaaaaaaagtgtgccttggtttatggtataatttgcctactaAGTGCATGGTAGCCATAGAGCAAAAACAATTTCATTGTTTGAAAGGTAAGATTAAGGCAGCTCAACTACAGCAGTTTCCAACAACTGTCCTCGTCAGTTCACTTGATCAAATTCCCACTACTCACCCCCCTCACCCCAACCCCACGTTATCAAGTAGCTAGCTTAgctaataatacaaatataaaatgaaaatttcaacaattattGTTGGAACTTGGTCAACCAACAGAATCTTCTTGGAATTGGCAGGGAGTTCGACCAGCTACTTGGCTTTTGGTAGATTATGTTTCCCTTTCAATTGGATAGGTTAATgctaattttaatgttttatggTAAAAATTCCAAGAAAATTCTTGAACTACTTGTACAGTTTTGCTCATTTAGAATGTGACTGGTAAACAAACAGATAGAGTAGGATTAACACAAATCAGATCCGAGCTATCCGATCCTAGCTGATGGTTGAATCTTCAATTCTTTCTTCGGTGCCAATAGTTTGCTATATAAGGAATAGGTGTGGAGCAGATTGTGCTAGGTCCATTATACATAGATTAGATGCCATTGGTTGTATCTATATGTGTGGTATCACCATCATCATTGATATCACCATCACAATTACTAAAAGAATAGTTTCACTCCGGTAGACGTAGGTATATTGCCAAACCATTGTACGCAAATCTTGTTTTCTTTACTTTCTATGattattatttcttaattcTTGGTTAATCTCAGCACAAATAAATATTAAGATGTATATTACTATCGAGTACAGTCACGAAAATTAACATTAGTTTTTCAATCATTGAATTTGCTTTGAGGAACATATTTAAATAACACTCAACATCTAAATCTTCAAAATCCTCACTAGACTATCGAAATGGGTTAAAAAGCTGGTTAATGAAGTCAAAGAAAGAATTGGTAATGAAAGAAATTTGCTAAAGGATggtattattacattttaacttGTAGAGTTCATGAACATGAGATGAAATTGGTAACAAAAGACAAATTATAGAACTGTCAATAGAGTCAAAGACAAAACATGATTAAAGTATTAGTTgagaattaaatttaatttagagATATCAAATTATCAATATACATGAAAACTAATTGAATTTGATATTAATTCGTACGCATATTGAATGGTCATACAAGTGTCAATAATATGAGAAAACCTACCTCACCACAAGCTAAAAATTGTGTGGGCTTCATAGACTTGTATTGGATTAGAATCCTCTAACTCTAGACTGTACCACATCAAACAAGTTGATGGGCTTTATGATTATCCCACGGGCTAatttttttagataaaaattatattttattttaataattaattttatttcattacttattatattttaatatacaattatgaaaatatatgtttaaaatttataaatacttaATTACTACACATAAATCACATAACTATAACTTGTaatcattttgatattttaatttatattacatatactccgtagtaaataataatatataatataatttaaaagcatttatatatataattttttaaaaataccaatataaaaatgatattacaacttgaaaacaatttttttttttaaaaatatttaatattgacCCCTGGCTCTCTGAGACCCGCTTTTTCTTGGACCAAAAATGTTTGATCCTAACCTCTCATCGATCAATGTACAGGTAGGTTAGAGTTGAGGTCGTGAACTTTTGTCCATTTTGACACATTTTGCAGTTTTGGTCTGTGAGTTTGCATTGGATGCTTCTTATTTGAAGTCTACAAGTGATCATTTTGAAAgggaaaatactatatatatcttctgttattttttttttctcacaaatcTTTAATGTAGACATTATTTCTTAACGCTCACCTACATGATAACAAtatgttatttatatttattacatgatgaaataaaattgataaagtaaaatttaagaataCTTATAGTACGTCTTTTGAAggaagtttttcatttttgggtTCACAAGTTGAACCTTTTGAGGCAGAAAACACTCTGGCTAACAAGGGTTTGCAGTTCTTGTATGTCCGCAACTCTGCATGGCTCACCAGCTCCGATTGCCTACAATTCCATAGGTTGGAACCAAActatggaattgtaatttcacaaTGCCATAAAGTTTGGTAGAAATGGAAGTGCATGCAATTCCATcctaccaaacaccccattaacatattgtacatttagtattaaaGGATTGCActtataaaaatgtaaaagtgcATTGCATTTAGGGTTTGGATTTTAGAATTTATGACtgagtctttttattttatttggtttaggggTTCGTTTTTTACTAGTTAGGGTCTAACATTTGcagtttagatttaaaatttaaccttttcattgattttttaaaattaccctaaattgcatatttagttgttacataatgcatatttaaatgtttaagttTGGAAAGTGAAATTGacgataattatgaaaatgtcgccgtatttttttttaatttgatatgatCCGTCTATTTTTACCGATGTAGGCCGAGACTGGTTCTTAATTAGTTTTCTCCTTTGATGGTGTGTTCTCATGGGATCataagcctatatatatatatatatatatatatatatatatatataacagtgCAATGATACTCACAACCACTATTTGTTCGTCTGCACTAGGTAAATCTCGATCGCATTGTGAGCTTAGCCGGTAAAGgactacaaggaggtaaatcagcttaaacttctcacaagtcacaattaatcagttcaaataaaaaagtttGTATAAATTACTcccataaataattaaaattagaacTTTATGATTACCAAGTTAATAACCTTATATCAAATAATGGAATATTGGGGTCTCTAAAGGATGCAGCCTTCCAAAAAATGGCGTATGCCAcacaaggtatatatatataattgttaattaatgatATGATGCATCTGAAAATACGTGACCACGTCAACATACACCAAGAAGTAGAGTCGCCGTTGAATATCTGTCATTACACTCCCTACTTCTAAGGCAGTTGAATAGGAGCGACAATTCATCTGGTATCTCTGCATCCCCTACTTTTGTTCCCATATCTTTATCTTCAACTTTGCCAAAATCCCTAACTCCATCATACACAAACACTCTTTGACGACAATAATCTTTTCCTAACAATAAGCTCTACTTAATTATCTCCAATAACTCTCACTCTTTCTCTTGACCATGCATTCTCACAACCTTCTCATGGTAAATATATatctgcatgcatgcatatatgcttTTCATTTTTACCCCATTTTATGCATGTTCATCTTATTTTCAACTTGTTGATGCGTTTTTAGCGTATGTATCCAGAGATCTGTTGTTTACTTACAACTTCCTGAGGAGATTTGTTTACCTGGCCTTGAGAGATCATTGCGTGGTTGAAGTGGGAAAATATCGATGGAGGAAATCAGGGAAGAAGACGATGATCACACGACCAAGGATGGAACAGTGGATATACGTAACGAGCCTGCTGATAAAACTAAAACTGGAACATGGAAGGCCTGCCCGTTTATTCTTGGTACGATGAATCTTCGTTCTTTTATAATGTGTGGGCTTGAATTGACATTATGTgacatataaattcatataattcTGTGTAGCTAGCTAATTTCTCACGAATTGGGCAGGCACGGAGGGATGTGAGAGGTTGGCGTACTACGGTATGAGCACTAATTTAGTGAACTATCTTCGTCAACAGCTCGACCAAAATAATGTGACGGCATCAAAGACGGTCACGAATTGGCAAGGAACCTGCTACGCGACACCTTTGCTGGGTGCCTTCCTGGCTGATTCCTACCTCGGAAGATATCGAACCATTGCCTGTTTTTCTACCCTTTATGTCCTCGTAAGCAATTCatcatatcaattttttttttaaggtaatgAAGGAAACCCGTAGCCACTACTTTTAAGGTATGCACTAGCAAATCCTGCCCGCAAAGACAAACCAACCTAAATTGTCATAATTGACGGACTCAAACTAAGAATGCCAATAAGCTCCTCCCATGAAAACTAGCTCAAACCAGGTTGCTCCTGCTAGGAACCGATCAAGCGAGGAAGGGTAATAGGTTGCTCATGTGGGAaactagctcaaaccaagaatgcCAATAAGTTGCTCATGCCAGGGCGACCAATAGGTTGCTCTTGCAGGGAAtcaattcaaaccaagaaggctaataAATTGCTCATGTGGGGAACcagctcaaactaagaatgCCAATAGGTTACTCTTGTGGGAATTGGCTCAAGCCAGGAAAGGCCAATAAGTTACTCTTTGCCGGGAAGCGCAGCCAAGATGGCCTCCCCTACTAGGGACAtagattcaaacaaaaaaaaaaaagccaatagACCGCCTTTATTGGGTGAGAATTGAACTTGGAACAATGTGGTTACTAAGCCAACAATCAGAACAACTTGACTGGGTTGCATCCATTTAGTTTAGTTTCCTTGTTTTCATGTATCTTTGGGCTAATTTTGCTGCTAATAATTATAGGGAATGGCTTTGTTAACCATGTCTGCTTCCATCAAAGGGCTAAAACCAGCGTGTGACAAGGAGGCTTGCCACCCGACAGGGGTGCAATCTGCAATATGCTATGTTGCACTCTACCTAATTGCTTTCGGAACTGGTGGGATCAAACCATGCGTCTCCGCCTTCGGGGCTGACCAATTTGATGACAACGACACAAAGGAAAAGGAAACCAAGAGTTCCTTTTTCAACTACTTTTACCTAGCAATCAATATGGGTGCTCTGTTTGCTACCTCGGCTCTCGTGTGGCTTCAAACCCATGTGGGATGGGGATGGGGGTTTGGCATTCCGGCAGTCACCATGGCAATTTCAGTGCTGTTCTTCTACGCAGGTACTCGCCTTTATAGGTTCCAAACGCCCGGAGGAAGTCCCCTCACTCGAATATTGCAGGTTTTGGTTGCATCTATTGGGAAAACCCGCGTAAGAGCCCCTGCTGATAAGTCTCTTCTTTATGAGACTAACGATATAGAATCCAACATCAGGGGGAGTCGCAAACTCGAGTACACCTATAAGTTTaggtaaatatacatacatttcGGGCAAACCCTGTCAAATTGATTGTTAACTAAGTATCCACAAGATTACAAGCTAACTACCAGCCAAGCGTTTgacaacctaggttggtttattACGTTCATTTGACATTTTGTTGGCTAGGGTCATAATGTTGGTTTCccttgtcactcaaaaaattataattggactgttgatttgatactataatgttacaagtttgactttaCACTGGAGCTACTGACCATATATGAACAACCTAAGCTACTTTTACATTATTGTGCTCCTTTGTTGATTTGCGGACCAAGCTTCCCATGCGAAAGGAAATTGCGAACTGAGGAATGCACGATAAGTACTGCACGGATGCACCGAATCTACTGCATTAATGCACTGAAACTACTACACTAATGCACCATGGTTCTGTGCATTCATGTAGAACTTTGCATTCTTCAGAAGTTATGAATGCACCGAAACTATTATATGAATGCACCATGTTGTTGTGTATTTATGTAGAACTTATAGTGCATTCTTCAGAAGTTTGTAGGTTTGCATGAGAAGGctggttctcatttgaatatatatatatatatagtggaatatgtatatatgttgtcTTTGGAACTAATTCTTGAGGCCTTTAATGATGTGTTGGAAAGTCAGGTTCTTGGACAAGGCTGCAATAGAAACGGAACATGATAGGAGGGATAGAGGAAGAGTGAGTCCATGGAAGCTTTGCACCGTGACACAAGTGGAGGAGTTAAAATGCATCATTAGCTTGCTTCCCGTATGGACCACCGGAATAGTCTTCTGCGCGGTGTACAGCCAAGTGAGCACCATGTTCGTGCTGCAAGGCAACACCTTGGACCAGCACATCGGCCCCTACTTCAAGATCCCCTCCGCCTCGCTCAGCATTTTCGACACCATCAGCGTCATCTTCTGGACGCCCGTCTACGACCAAATCATCATCCGCATCGCCCGCCACTTCACCGGAAACGAACGAGGATTCACCACTCTCCAGCGGATGGGAGCCGGCCTGGCCATCTCCATATTCTCCATGGTCTCCGCCGGGCTTCTCGAGCTCTACCGGCTCGCCTACGTGAGGAAGATCAACGGCTACGATCTAGATACCATCCCCATATCCATCTTCTGGCAAATCCCGCAGTATTTTCTCGTGGGATGCGCGGAGGTTTTCACGTTTATTGGACAGCTAGAGTTCTTCTACGATGAGGCGCCTGATGCTATGAGAAGCATATGCGCCGCCCTGGCTCTGATGACTAATGCCTTGGGGAACTATCTTAGTACGCTTCTCGTTATGGTGGTCACTAAGGTCACCACTCGGCACGGGCAGCTTGGGTGGATTACGGATAACTTGAACCGCGGCCATCTCGACTATTTCTACGGCCTTTTGGCTATCCTCAGTGCTGTTAACTTCATTTTTTACCTCTGGATTGCTAAGCTTTACACTTACAAGAAGGCGGTACCGATTCCATCATGATTGAAGTCAATCGTTTGGTttgattttcttgtttttgaaCTTTCTCAATAATATCTTTTGGAAAAGAGGGCAATATTATATTGTCATCAACATGTAACATTTTGTTTGTATTAACATACTATTGATGAGATATAGTGTATAAAGTTCAATGTCTTTCAGTAAACACAAAAATACTTCATCTAAAGTTTTGAGTTAGTGTTTTAAAATGCCCACTTTTACCATTTTAAATGCAACACAAACAAAAGATATCAACTATGacaaaggtacattatttatatttaacattTCGTATCAAAGTCACTTTCGAAATTACCTCCTTACGGCATTATCTTCGATATTATTTCTAAAGTTTTGACTTGTACctagtataaaaattaaatcGTAAATAGTTTAAATCAAGTCTCATAAAATCAAGCATATgaagtgggagaaagaagtatCTATATATTTACATCTACCACTACTTATATATTCCTTTACTGCTCTACACAACTCACACCACTGGGTTGCACAACAAGCATAATCGAATGCACAATTTTATTACCTAGAATGCGTACATATACACCAACATCCAAATATAGAtaatattatactaaaaaatattaatattatactaaaaaaaacaagcaggaaaaaataaaaaatactaatcaCTTTCAATGATGAAGAAATCACGACTCGAATTCACAACCGTGATAATccaagaaaataggaaataaatcTTATCACATCTACaatagttacaaaaaaaaaatgctactacccctagtttaaaaaaatatcaatctATGCAAGTAAAAAAATGAACGCACGAAATTAGACCACACGTTCTCATGGTATCATATGAAtacaactctctctctctctctctctctctctctctctatatatatatatatatatatatatatatatatatatagaattttattcaaatgtggccgcgcccttacgtacggccgtgcggtttacaccactcaatgttgagaaatgcaccactcaatattaggaaatgcaccactcaataacattgagtggtgtatttcatatttaagaaacacaccactcaatgtattgagtggtgtattattaacattgagtggtgcatttcttaacattgagtggtgtaaaccgcacggccgcacgtaagggcgcggccacacctgaacatgaccctatatatatatatatatatatatatatatatatatatatatNtatatatatatatatatatatatatatatatatatatatatatatatattcaaatgtggtcgcgcctttcCGTGCGATCGGTACGGTTCGCacaactcaatgttagaaaatgcatcacaatgaaaatacacaaaaacaccaaaaaacacaccacacacccaaaataatgcaccataactcccctgcccctaatcgTGCATTTGCTaatactgtgtggtgtatatttgcatgcctagtggtgtgttttttggttatGCGtatctaatgatgcatatttgtgtggtgcattttctaacattgtgtggtgtatatttttatacataatggTGCGGCCACACTGACCGCACATTAAGGGGCGGTCATACatgattatgaccctatatatatatatatatatatatatataagtgaaaGCTATTATCTTTTTAATCTTTATCCTAGAAGAATATGaatgtcatatattataattattctaaGTATACTTTATCTTCTCTTAAATCAAATCTTATATgttttaacacaaattttaattttcttttccaaatctgtattgctttaattaaaatgtacattttattacaagCTAACCTACTATGCATGAGACAAAATTTCTCTctattttaagaatttaaatgcaAAAAATTTATTACTGAGTATCTAATTAGTTTTATACGAAATTTTTTTCTCGAAATATCAGCAAAAGTTTACCAGATGAGTAGTTCACATATATCAACAATTGAGATCTCAATCATATATACGAGGAAAACTTATGAATtcatatgttataatttaatttgcataaCTCTTTAATAATTACCATTCGACAACATCAATAAGTCTATTAtaatcatgttaattttaacaaaaaataagttAAGTTTACTTACTTATCAATATTGCATTAAGAaagacttaatttattttaatataaaaattgttaaaatatcatttttattctcGAATATAACTATCTACAACAATACTCATCTttacaactattttttttattacgagttgaaaatactcattttgattatattaaaaataattatttttattttatattaattatttaatatttaaaaatttttccaagtattttttattttaattttcatgttAGTCATTAATTTAATCATGCAATGCACACATTATAACTAATACACACACacttgattaaattaattttaatttttgaagacttaattaatttgatgatcAACTTAGTGATCTTCTTATACATAcgtattgttttttattttgattattcttGTTGCtaactaaaattattttggCATAcgatttattaatttataagtaatttattaaattctcaattatttgttatgtttttttttttatgtttgtatataacaaggatatattagagattataaaaattttcatgGAGAAGTTTAAACAAatcaaacatattaattaaatttgcaaGTAATTTAGTTGTTATGTTTCATGAGCAACACTAAACatgctaattaatttttttctgtaaaattattctaatcaaaCATATTACTTAGAAATATTTTTCTGAGAATTTAATTGATAAGAAAGTATCAAACCACCTCTaaaagcaaatatatatatacttttatgtCAATCATATGAGTTACTAGGTTACaataaaataccaaaaaatcaaatttaaaaataattaaaaaatattgacgaaaataagcaaaaaagaaagaattgatttgatCCTTGAATAGTGAACATCacaggtaaaatgagatagatatggagtacatatatgtgtatatatattaaagttccaTATTTAATACATTGGCAAtgacttttaaatttatttttttttcttttccatttgtTATTCCATTGTTTAAAAGTAGGGGAGGCAAAGGTAATGGGTTTTATAATTGCTTAAATATTTGAATCCAATAGTAAGATAACACAAGTAGGCAAACAAACAAAGTAATGTGTATCAAATCCCATAATAGAGTACAAAAGTCTCTAACCAaacaaaacatatatttatacagTCTAGGTACATGATGGATACAACTATTCATTTTGTGTATTGTTCGACAACCAACTTTAATTTGGGATTACACATAGGGACAACTCTAGTCAAAGTAGTCGGACAGAtggcttggtaaccacaaggttccaagttcaACTATACTCCATGTATGAGCtgtctattgactttcttgatttgaggtgattaactatgaacaacttatgctggtttatcttcttgtggtcctttgtcagCTAGAGTAGAGTCACATGGCGAGCTTCACCCAGTATGCACTTTTGGGTAGCAATTGTGaactttctcgtaaatcaaaagTGTAATAACATCTATAAACAAGTGATACCTTTAATTCTTGACCCCTTTTTACCCcatattttatctaatttttgCTTACAAAGTGCTTTAATGTGAGTGGAATctatgacttgtttgtgtgGTTTGATGTTTTTAGATAAAGTGAGTCACAACGAGTCAATAGGAGGCTTTTTAGAGCATAATGGAACAATTTTGAAAGCCAGGATTTCACTCAAGGAGGATCGGAGCAGTAGAACGTGAAGCAGGAGAAGAAGCATGAAAAATGGCCTCACACGGCCACCCAAACGGCCGTGTGAGTGGTTGTTTGCCCCCGTCACCATTTTGTTCAACAGATGCACCACATGGCCGTGTGGGAGGCCGTTTGCTCTGTACTCTGCACAGTATTTAAGCTTATTTTCTCCATTTTGTGCCCAAGTTAGAACCCTAGATAGCTTAGACTAGTTCTCTTTCATTTCCTTAGAGCAAAATAGCCTAGCCTAGCTTAAATCTACTTTAGTTACTCATTTTGGAGCAttgtattgaagatttggaGTGGATCTCAACAACTCTTCTCCTTCATTTAATACCAAAGTGgtttatttcttcatcttctctcttctttacatttattgcttATTTATGGTTTCTTTACTTGAAATTGCTATGCTTACCTTCCAAATGAATGAGTAGTACTTTATTTGGGTTATATTAGGTGGTTATTACTTCTATTGATGTTACCTatgtaattattgcataaaggggttGAACACccacctagggttcttgagtttgaattagGTTTTATTTCTCTTTCAATAGTTATTGCGCAGTGATTATTGCTTGCtcttggaaagtctttcatcataatggaattggatggaagacttgagccttgagccttcccaatctcaaacccaatttCCATTCTATGGAAATAGAGGTAGATTGGGGCTTACAAAACTTTTTTCTTAAAGAAtttgggttgatacaccatggaaatTGGGCAACCCTTATTCTAATCTTTGTGAAAACATGGATTTCTTTGTGCTTATCTAAAGAACCTAAGTataatgttcttcccccaatcTAAGTGTCAATGCATCAATAGGGTAATACACCTAATTTAACCCATCTTTCTCAATCGATTTATCTCCTAGGTTTTATTCTGCTTTCCCTTAtatccaaaattccaaaaatattctAGTTCCTAATTCCAACCCAAATATGATTTActtggatccttatggattCCAACACCTTGGTGCCTAGAGTTTAGGTAATCGCTCTTTACGCGCCATAAATCCCAATCTCCAGTGGAAACACACACATTTTCCTCAACATCTCTTCCATCTAGCTCCAGAGCCTTCAGATATAGATACGCcttatttaaaaacaaacaaaaggcGAAAAACAAATCAATCTCAGATTTTAAAATGCAGAGAGAATGAAGGGAACCTTCACAATTTACTACAACCTTCATCTTGGTCAATGTTCGTCCCTATGCAACAAATGTGTTAAGAACAACGTAATCGTGATGTCTATTTACACCAATGATACCTCTCTCCCCTTCGCTAAATCTATGTCTATTCGCGGCGACCAAAACTCTAACTTGGAAcacatgtatttttttaatccaaGTACAGTTAAGAATGTATCTCcctttcatttaaaaaaaaaaaacatttccttTTAAGCTTTCAATTTTCCCTCATAATAACACATGTATTTCCCATCTACATGGAGAGTTGTACTGTCATCCATGACCATGAGGTCTTCTCCAACTACAACTGTCATATACTACTGCAACCACATATCACCAAAACAATAAGAATTTATAAGGAAGATTTTGCGCAAAGATGGACAATAAATAAATCTTCCgtttaattacacaaattttagAATAAATGAGATTCTTGCTTTATTTGTTTTCTA
This region of Ipomoea triloba cultivar NCNSP0323 chromosome 15, ASM357664v1 genomic DNA includes:
- the LOC116007656 gene encoding protein NRT1/ PTR FAMILY 8.2-like; translation: MEEIREEDDDHTTKDGTVDIRNEPADKTKTGTWKACPFILGTEGCERLAYYGMSTNLVNYLRQQLDQNNVTASKTVTNWQGTCYATPLLGAFLADSYLGRYRTIACFSTLYVLGMALLTMSASIKGLKPACDKEACHPTGVQSAICYVALYLIAFGTGGIKPCVSAFGADQFDDNDTKEKETKSSFFNYFYLAINMGALFATSALVWLQTHVGWGWGFGIPAVTMAISVLFFYAGTRLYRFQTPGGSPLTRILQVLVASIGKTRVRAPADKSLLYETNDIESNIRGSRKLEYTYKFRFLDKAAIETEHDRRDRGRVSPWKLCTVTQVEELKCIISLLPVWTTGIVFCAVYSQVSTMFVLQGNTLDQHIGPYFKIPSASLSIFDTISVIFWTPVYDQIIIRIARHFTGNERGFTTLQRMGAGLAISIFSMVSAGLLELYRLAYVRKINGYDLDTIPISIFWQIPQYFLVGCAEVFTFIGQLEFFYDEAPDAMRSICAALALMTNALGNYLSTLLVMVVTKVTTRHGQLGWITDNLNRGHLDYFYGLLAILSAVNFIFYLWIAKLYTYKKAVPIPS